One genomic region from Equus asinus isolate D_3611 breed Donkey chromosome 10, EquAss-T2T_v2, whole genome shotgun sequence encodes:
- the LOC106830785 gene encoding olfactory receptor 1N2, with amino-acid sequence MGKPSRVNQTAISDFLLLGLSERPEEQPLLFGIFLGMYLVTMMGNLLIILAIISDPHLHTPMYFFLANLSLTDACFTSASIPKMLANIHTQSQTISYSGCLAQLYFLLMFGGLDNCLLAVMAYDRYVAICQPLHYSTAMSPQICALMLGICWVLTNCPALVHTLLLTRVAFCAHKAIPHFYCDPSALLKLACSDTRVNELMIITMGLMFLTAPLTLIILSYVRISWAVFGISSPGGRWKAFSTCSSHLTMVLFFYGSLMGVYLLPPTTHSAERESRAAVLYMVIIPMLNPFIYSLRNRDMKEALDKLFGGGKIFFLP; translated from the coding sequence ATGGGGAAACCAAGCAGAGTGAACCAAACTGCTATTTCAGACTTCCTCCTTCTAGGACTCTCTGAGAGGCCAGAGGAACAGCCACTCCTATTTGGCATCTTCCTGGGCATGTACCTGGTCACCATGATGGGGAACCTGCTCATCATCCTGGCCATCATCTCTGACCCACACCTCCATacccccatgtacttttttctgGCCAACCTATCGTTAACTGATGCCTGTTTCACTTCTGCCTCAATCCCAAAAATGCTGGCCAACATTCATACCCAGAGCCAGACCATCTCCTATTCTGGGTGCCTTGCACAGCTATATTTCCTCCTAATGTTTGGTGGCCTTGACAACTGCCTTCTGGCAGTGATGGcatatgaccgctatgtggccatctgccagCCACTCCATTACAGCACAGCTATGAGTCCCCAGATCTGCGCACTAATGTTGGGCATCTGCTGGGTGCTAACCAACTGTCCTGCCCTGGTGCACACATTGTTGCTGACCCGTGTGGCCTTCTGTGCTCACAAGGCCATCCCCCACTTCTACTGCGATCCCAGTGCTCTACTGAAGCTTGCCTGCTCAGATACCCGTGTTAATGAGCTGATGATCATCACCATGGGTCTGATGTTCCTCACGGCTCCCCTCACGCTGATCATCCTCTCCTATGTCCGCATTTCCTGGGCTGTGTTTGGCATCTCATCTCCCGGAGGGCGGTGgaaggccttctccacctgcagTTCTCACCTCACCATGGTCCTGTTCTTCTATGGGTCTCTTATGGGTGTGTATTTACTTCCTCCAACAACTCACTCTGCAGAGAGGGAAAGTAGGGCTGCCGTTCTCTATATGGTGATTATTCCCATGCTAAACCCATTTATCTATAGCTTGAGGAACAGAGACATGAAGGAGGCTTTGGATAAACTATTTGGAGGTGGGAAAATCTTCTTCTTACCATGA
- the LOC106830783 gene encoding olfactory receptor 1L8-like encodes MERGNQTKLSISEFILLGLSSRPEDQKPLFILFLVIYMVTITGNLLIILAICSDPQLHTPMYFFLSCLSFTDICFTTTVVPRMLVNFLSKKTISYAGCLTQMYFIYALGNSDSFLLAVMAFDRYVAICNPFHYVTTMSYHRCVLLVAFSCSFPHFHSLLHTLLLNHLTFCDSNVIHHFLCDLSPLMKLSCSSTFVNEIVIMIEGSVVLVTPFLFIAFSYVLILIAVLKIPSAAGKRKAFSTCGSHLTVVTLFYGSIFYVYLQPLSTYSFKDHIATIVYTVLSSMLNPFIYSLRNKDLKQGLRKLMGKRKSQATPS; translated from the coding sequence ATGGAAAGAGGTAATCAAACCAAACTCAGTATCTCTGAGTTCATCCTCCTGGGACTCTCCTCCCGGCCTGAGGACCAGAAGCCACTCTTTATCCTCTTCCTTGTCATATACATGGTCACCATAACAGGGAACCTACTCATTATCCTGGCCATCTGCTCTGACCCCCagctccacacccccatgtatttcttcttgagttgcCTGTCTTTCACTGACATTTGCTTCACGACAACCGTTGTCCCCAGGATGCTAGTGAACTTCCTGTCAAAGAAGACCATCTCCTATGCTGGGTGTCTGACacagatgtattttatttatgctttggGAAACTCTGACAGCTTCCTTCTGGCAGTCATGGCCTTTGACCGCTATGTGGCTATCTGCAATCCCTTCCACTATGTCACCACCATGAGCTACCACCGCTGTGTCTTGCTGGTGGCCTTCTCTTGCTCATTTCCTCACTTCCACTCACTCCTACACACACTTTTGCTGAATCATCTCACCTTCTGTGACTCCAATGTTATCCATCACTTTCTCTGTGACCTCAGTCCTCTGATGAAATTATCCTGCTCCTCCACATTTGTCAATGAAATTGTGATCATGATAGAAGGATCTGTTGTTTTGGTGACTCCCTTTCTATTCATTGCTTTCTCTTATGTACTAATCCTCATTGCGGTTCTCAAAATTCCCTCAGCTGCTGGGAAACgtaaagccttctccacctgtggttCTCACCTCACTGTGGTAACCCTCTTTTATGGAAGCATCTTCTATGTCTATTTACAGCCCCTGTCCACCTATTCTTTCAAGGACCACATAGCAACAATTGTCTACACAGTTTTGTCCTCCATGCTAAACCCTTTTATCTATAGCCTGAGAAATAAGGACCTGAAACAGGGCCTGAGGAAGCTTATGGGGAAGAGGAAATCCCAGGCCACACCCTCTTGA